The genomic region GATCcgaacatataatgcaatgcaatccaatgatgattgagagataataacattaaaataattgttcctcaaaagatgtgagatgttttggaggcttgggaagatcattcctccaCTGAGGAACAGTCAAAGTAAAGCTTCTGGAAACAAACTTTCCTCaaagatcctgatgatcagatttgagactaAAAATGATTGATGGAGAATCAAGtaaagccaagctgcttcagtccagtatagtgttcatctggaaatatGATTACTTGTTAAATCAGTCAAGATTTGAAGAgttttttttgcaaaaacagataactcagtttttattatttttcttaaattatgtttttattgtgttttgtgttattagctgtattttattttagttaatatttaatcaaaacaacccaactgcagtttgattgacaTTATTCGCGATGatgcagaataaaaaaaacatgatttttgaaaatttaagttatttgtttttgcaaatgaactcttcatTTTACAGCAAAAAGACAGATGTAGCACCGGCTGAAGGTGGACATTTGTACAATTACACTGAAAGACCTTTGACTGGATAAAAAGGGCCTCCTGTGTGTGAGAATCGGAGCCACTGAATGTGAAATTTCactaaaaacacattattgcataAGATGGACAGACCTGCTCTTTCAGATCCTTCCTGTGGAACACTTTATTCAATGGAGTTATTCTAGTTTCTAGAAGAGTATTTGTTTCTCTGAAGGAGGAAGTGAGAGTGATGAATCTGAAAGAGGAAAAAATTAAATTCATCACCGCAGACGATGAATGTGACTCGATCTTCTTCTCATGTCTGATGTTTCTGTTTGCTCATCAGGCAATAGTGATGAGTTAGCAGTGTTTGGAGGTCATTTACTGTGGAACTGTTTGTTCTAGGTTTGTTCAAAGCTGATGTGTTTTTGGGGAAGGTGTTGTTTCTGCTCCTCGTCTCTTTGTTCAGAATAGCAGTTATGTAAGGCATTAGTACGGCCTCATACATTTTTCAGTGCGTATGGAAAACAAAATGAACAGGCTGAAGGACTGAGACTGATCTGGACATTTGGACATGAAGCTGACATTCAATCATTTCATCAGATGCTATAATgcagaaatgtaaaaataaacattCACCACTGCAGACAATAGATGCGACTCAATCATCTCATctcttcatatatgtgaccctggaacacaacatttttatatttgtagcaacaaccaacaatacattgtttgggtcaaaattatcaatgtttcttttatgccaaaaatcattaggatattaagtaaagatcatgttccatgaagatactttctaaatttcctatcataaatatatcaaaacctaattttgattacattacatttagacatttagcaaatgcttttatccaaaggaCAATTAGaattatgcatttctaagaacttcatttggacaactttacaggcgatattctcaatattttgactttttttgcaccctcagatttcagatttttccaGATTGTTGTATCTCAACCATAAATATTGcctcatcctaacaaaccatacatcaataggaaGATTATTTACTCCGCTTacatatgatgaataaatctctattTCAAAAAGTCTAcccttaagattggttttgtggtccagggacatgtgtgaccctggaccacaaaaccagtcttaagtcgctggggtatatttgtagcaatagccaaaaatacattgtatgggtcaaaattattgatttttcttttatgccaaaaatcattaggaaattaagtaaagatcatgttccatgaagattttttgtaaaattcctactgtaaacctatcaaaatgtaatttttgattagtaatatgcattgctaagaacttaatttggacaactttaaaggtgattttctcagtattttgatttttttgcacccttagatttcagattttcaaatagatgtatctcggccaaatattgtcctatcctaacaaaccatacatcaatagaaagcttatttattgagctttcatatgatgtatatatctcagttttgtaaaatttaaccttatgactggttttgtggtccagggtcacatattaggtttGATTGATGTACCTCAAGCGTGAATTTGGctaattaatttattttcctTCAGTTGTATTGCTTATACAGTATATAAAGAAGTGTGGCCCTTGTAAATCTGCTAaaggaataaatgtaaatgtgaccTAGAATCGAGTCAGATTAAAGATTCATCTGTTGACGACAGATGGCGCAGTTAAtctatttttcagaattatttttcTGCATATTATTTTTCTCActcataatttttatatattctgTAAGCTGTTTTTTCCTGAGGACTGATTGTTAGTATTTAAATAGTGAATTTCCTTTTGTAGCGTGTTTTGATTACCATCTGCGATTGTATAACAGTGTCGGTTCTGTTCGGCCCGGTTCGAGAGAAGCCGCAGCAGGTGGGGGCGGGGCTTGGCATAGATTAGTAAAATAGCCCGCGCTCTCAGCCAATGGGGCGCTGCCGTGCGCTCATCCTTCTTTTATTATGCTAATGAGCCAGCGGCTGCGGATCTCCTGCGCTGTAAATCTCATTCCGAGCGCCTTTGTGTCGAAACCGTCGGCGCATCGCGGAATAAATCACACAGTATCGAGAATGTGACGTTCAGCGCGACTCGATTCGCTTCTTCATCTGTTTGTGCGATTCGGAGCGTTCGATGGGCGGAATAGAATGAATTCTCCATGTTACCCGTTGGCGATGGATGTCGGTGTTTGTCAGCTGAGGAGTTTTTCCATCTCGTTTCTGTCGTCAGTTCTGAGCGCTGAGAGCTCGACACCCGTCAGTCTAGATAACAGGTGAATATTACCGTCAGATATCGATAATCTGATCGCTGTGGATGTGATTGTGCGGCGGGAGGGAATGTGATGTGATGTAATACCGATCGCTGCACCGGAAAACCCCTCGCGTCCATCTGATGGATCCTTTCGGTTTCGATTGACTGGATCTTCATGTGTCGATGCAGATCTTTTACAACATCCtccgaatgaatgaatgaatgaacgacaCTGATCGGTGTTTGTCGTTTTTTTTCCCACAGTTCCTCAGGAGCCAGTGTTGTGGCCATAGACAACAAGATCGAGCAAGCCATGGTGAGTCTGATCATTATTCTGCTTCACAACATCTTTACAGAACCAGCACAGACACAAAGACTTCTGACAGGAGAGTTAATAATGCAGTCATGGATAAACAGAATGTGAAAACGCAGGCTATGGTTCATTTACCACAGTTCACCTTCATAGATGCTCACCATGTGAAATAATAGGGTTATTATTTATGATTAAGGTGCTGTTCAGATGATCAGGTAATTATCATTTATGTCAGTTTTTGTTGAAATGCGCCGGCGGTGTGTTTGTGTTGTTTGTGGATCCGGCTCTATTTGGAGCCTGTGCTTGTTGCTAGGCAAACGCTGACACGGATGCCCTGAATAACCGAGCAGCTCCACCCTCTGGATGAAGAACATTCTGTTCCTCTGCGGCCCTCAGACCAACAACCTACAGATTACATACAGAACCCTGATCTCTCAAACCATCAAACCCACTGCGCATCTCACTGAACGCTTTAGATGACTGTAGAACTACTATTCTCACGCTCATCTGAAAACTAGAGTTATACGACTGTGATTTTTATAAGGGATACACATATTTCTCTAGCTGAGCTCTGATCTAAATTATTTATCCAGATAGAAAGTGCTCATTAAATGTGTGAGTGGAGAAAAAGCCTTGACGCAGGGATGTTGTTGTTacctaaaactaaaaacatactaATATAATCATtacttgaaacaaaataaacattaactgataaaacaaacgtattttatttcaactagtTGCAAAGGCAACATTTAGCTTTTTCGTGTAGtttaaaataactaaagctaAATAAATTAACACTAATAGATGGTAGTCcatatcaaaagaaatttacaaaagtgattttatgtccatagaaacacattaaatgtaagGAAAGTGTCTGCTCTTAAGGTTTCAAatcgtttttggagaataaaatgtcaaaatttggttgaaataatgttacgttGTCATTGAGTGTAACAatatgtcaaaattcaaacaacatgtttatcctgactgaaaatatataaaagaataagggagcatattacattttattgtgttttaaatgagtaagaATTCTTACTGACAGATGGGTAAAACCTAGGATCCtggcaaataaaaaaactaattagtatttggggtgaaagtaaattatcttttaatatgtcataaattgattttagtTGTAAATATGGCTGACaggattgttacactgaatgacagatTAGTGTCTTTGATTtacttctgtaaattagggaaaatgtatatttattttttgctcagaaaaacaaaaacaaaaatgcaattaaattaatttttttttttttttgaaaaacaaaaataatttaaagcagtgttgaacttatgtttttatgcttaaaccctttttgtAATAACTAATAAACATGCCAAACACAATAAAAAAGTGCTAAAacttgaacaaaaattaaatctaaatcaAAATAGCAAAAACTATGAGTTAAAATATAATACTGATATTTGCAGATTAATAAAAATGATGTAAACACATTTCTGTAAAATTGACAGAAAACAAAATGACAAtctaaagcaaaaacagaaaatataaaataacaggCATGAGAATGTTTCTGTAAATGTTTGCAGGTTCTTTGGACTTTTACTGCTAGAGATTGAttataattgaatatattttaatacacaggtcgtcaaaagtttggaataattccttttttttcattaatcagaaatgtttcttgagcagcaaatcagtctattataatgatttctgaaggatcatgtgacactgaagactgcagtaatgatgctgaaaatgcagctttgatcacagaaataaattacatttgaacagatattcacatagagaacagctgttttaaattacaaaaatatttcacaatttatcCTGCGTTTTGATcaactaaatgcagccttgttgagcagaagagagtttTTTCATAAACATGAGTGTGAGTACTGttgtaacgtgtgtgtgtgtgtgtgtgtgtgtgtgcgtgtgcaggACCTGGTGAAGAGCCACCTGATGTATGCGGTGCGTGAGGAGGTGGAGGTGCTGAAGGAGCAGATCAAGGAGCTGATCGAGAGGAACTCTCAGCTGGAGCAGGAGAACACGCTGCTGAAGAACCTGGCCAGTCCCGAGCAGCTGGCGCAGTTCCAGGCGGAGGTCCAGACCGGATCGCCCACCTCGGGAGCCCCGCCGGCCCTCCCGCCCAACCCGGGCCCCGGACCCACCGCCTAACTCTACCTCTCGTGACGCCACCGACGGAACCATACTGTGAACGGACTCCACAATCAACACGGCCGCCGCCGGACGTCTCCAACCGCACACCGTCACAGACGCCGCTTTAGCAAACGTCACCCGCTTCAGACAATCGGTGCTGACCCGGACCGGACGCGTCAGTATTATCCGAGCCGGTGACGTCAATCGTGCTGTCGTTGCCGCATTCGGCTTGTGTTTTTACCACGTTTCCAGTCGCGCCGCTGGTTTTGTTACTGGTTTTATTGGTTTGGCTTTTAGTTTCGTCCCTCTAGCTGTATTGAATTCATAACGAGCACTTTGTAGTCGACACACGTGAATCAGACCAAACGAGTGCCGCCGTGAGCGACCTTTGACCCCCTGACCCCTTGACCTCTGTGTTGTGTACAAAGAAAGGCAGACTGTGAATCGGGTTTCAGACTCACGAGAAGGACGTGAACGAGTTCTGCTCTCATTAAGTTATTTGCCTTACAGTCCACGGCTCTGGTCACGCGTCAGTCTGTCAGTGATCGTGACCCTTGACCCGTGACCTCACAGTATGTGCATGTTTCCTTCAAAACAATGTGACGTCATGCAGTTGCACTAAACTGTTGCACATCGACTTTAATAAACCACATGGAAATGAAACCAGTGTCCTGCTGCGTTCTTCACATGGAGATGAATCCAGTCGTAGACGGAGGTTAGGTAGAGTCCAGACAGCTGGTAAaaacactccagtccatcagttcacatctggagaagacaaaactgaagaaaaatgactaaaatggatgattaggatgagtttgtttgttcatcacatTTGTAGAAACGTctgaccaatggatcctctggagtgaatgggtgccgtcagaatgagagtccaaacagctgataaaaacagaacaataatccacaccactccagtccatcagttaacatctggagaagacaaaagatccatcatgaagacatttttaactaaaatacattgagtctgtaatccataataacgcttcctccagtgaaaagtggtctggtctgaatcaggagagaaatctgcacagatcaagcaccgtttataaGCCAatacagctctaaacaaatatgtggctggattttgatgtgagagacaacaggagatgacatttttcactggaggaagtgttattatagattatagacttgtatttgagttaaa from Garra rufa chromosome 12, GarRuf1.0, whole genome shotgun sequence harbors:
- the LOC141347090 gene encoding TSC22 domain family protein 1 isoform X2; translation: MNSPCYPLAMDVGVCQLRSFSISFLSSVLSAESSTPVSLDNSSSGASVVAIDNKIEQAMDLVKSHLMYAVREEVEVLKEQIKELIERNSQLEQENTLLKNLASPEQLAQFQAEVQTGSPTSGAPPALPPNPGPGPTA
- the LOC141347090 gene encoding TSC22 domain family protein 1 isoform X3, whose protein sequence is MRHTGLLEQEKMPLRMLFWELEHCSSSGASVVAIDNKIEQAMDLVKSHLMYAVREEVEVLKEQIKELIERNSQLEQENTLLKNLASPEQLAQFQAEVQTGSPTSGAPPALPPNPGPGPTA